The following coding sequences lie in one Methanothermobacter sp. MT-2 genomic window:
- a CDS encoding Fe-S oxidoreductase, which translates to MDVVLLNPQDKTAVKNKLGLSLPPLNLMYLAASLEKASFSVKIIDDDLKRWGHEKVASIIEKFNPLIVGVTATTATIKNSLEYIKTIKSLLPEVLTVIGGPHPTFLPLNTLKCLKELDVVVIGEGEETIVDLAEKYEKRDRKGLEDVKGIAYRKGSKLKINEPRPLIKDLDKLPFPARHLVPFNEYETSNEEAGGMITSRGCVYSCEYCSSSLIMGKKFRFRSPENVVDEIEELVYNYGLHEIAFLDDTFMLHRRRAQEIADEIKARGIDVSFVTSSRVDMVKRSLLEKLKSAGMSTIYYGVESGSQRILDLMRKGITLQQAKDAVKTAKDVGVDVIASFILGYPGETAEEMDKTIDFSIKLDPDYSQYSILTPFPGTPIYYKLKKKGLLEEDWDKYTVIHPVIKYEKLGLSRELVKRKLVKAYFKFYSRPLYLLKHTYMIKVFLETVYRTYIEPNLPFKGSTLTSKPL; encoded by the coding sequence ATGGATGTGGTTCTTTTAAACCCCCAGGATAAAACTGCGGTGAAAAACAAACTAGGATTAAGCCTACCCCCACTAAATTTAATGTACCTTGCAGCTTCATTAGAAAAGGCTTCATTCTCTGTTAAAATCATAGACGACGACCTTAAAAGGTGGGGACACGAAAAGGTAGCTAGTATAATAGAAAAATTCAACCCTCTGATTGTGGGTGTCACAGCAACCACAGCAACAATCAAAAACAGTCTAGAGTATATCAAAACCATTAAAAGTTTACTCCCAGAAGTTCTCACAGTTATAGGGGGACCGCATCCGACATTTCTACCATTAAACACCCTTAAATGTTTAAAGGAACTTGATGTTGTTGTGATAGGTGAAGGGGAGGAGACCATCGTCGACCTCGCGGAAAAGTATGAAAAAAGGGACCGGAAAGGACTTGAAGATGTTAAAGGGATCGCATACCGTAAAGGGTCAAAGTTAAAGATTAACGAGCCACGACCACTTATAAAAGACCTTGACAAACTCCCATTCCCTGCAAGGCACCTTGTACCATTCAATGAATATGAAACATCGAACGAGGAAGCAGGGGGTATGATAACGAGCAGAGGCTGCGTATACTCTTGTGAATACTGCTCCTCATCCCTTATCATGGGTAAAAAGTTCCGTTTCAGAAGTCCGGAAAATGTTGTGGATGAGATAGAAGAACTTGTATACAATTACGGACTCCATGAGATCGCATTCCTTGATGACACATTCATGTTACACCGCAGAAGAGCCCAGGAAATAGCAGATGAAATCAAAGCAAGGGGTATAGATGTTAGTTTCGTGACATCATCAAGGGTTGATATGGTGAAAAGGTCACTTTTAGAAAAGCTTAAATCTGCTGGGATGAGCACAATCTATTATGGTGTTGAATCAGGGTCGCAGAGGATACTGGACCTTATGAGGAAGGGTATAACATTACAACAGGCGAAGGATGCTGTGAAAACAGCAAAGGATGTTGGGGTGGATGTTATAGCATCATTCATATTAGGTTATCCGGGTGAGACGGCAGAGGAAATGGATAAAACAATAGATTTTTCAATTAAACTCGACCCAGATTATAGTCAGTATTCTATTTTAACACCATTCCCTGGAACACCCATATATTATAAATTGAAAAAGAAGGGTCTGCTTGAGGAGGACTGGGATAAATATACTGTTATCCATCCGGTGATAAAATATGAAAAATTGGGTTTGAGCAGAGAACTTGTGAAAAGAAAGCTTGTAAAAGCATACTTCAAATTCTACTCAAGACCATTATACCTGCTAAAACACACCTATATGATAAAAGTATTCCTCGAAACCGTCTATAGGACTTATATAGAACCGAATCTCCCATTCAAGGGCAGCACTCTAACATCAAAGCCCCTTTAG
- a CDS encoding radical SAM domain protein, producing MLNTKGGEEEADMGNMITTFKRIAENPISRLLINLMLHKCKKDNKTRLEAALDNYINNKDCCTECKILSYFLSHIIKSGAKAFGVTEEELKKEMNDPYWLQGLINVLKGIGIFGVRRPFVPGAPFQVVWNITHRCNMKCKHCYETAGTHKRKELGKEEVIKAIDILADNGVTSLAFSGGEPSIHPHILEYISHARKKGLYVAMATNGYILADESRCKKFIDAGLQFVQISIDSIDPYSHDTFRGVKGSWKRACKAVKNFSAYDVFVEVAMTITADNYHQIHDMIELARSLGADWLMLFNFIPTGRGMENTRLDVSPSERYRILQDAYYGNFNNGIQVLSTAPQFARVAEELNSCDSQIIPTHFYNPEYTNPNLRQLADFIGGCGAGRFYLSMEPNGDIYPCVFFPHEEELRIGNILEDDFEKLWKNNNILERLRDREYLHGTCYTCKSRNICGGCRARAYGYFKDICAPDPGCINNKNLWDKIKEKAFAK from the coding sequence ATGTTAAATACGAAAGGAGGTGAAGAGGAAGCCGACATGGGGAATATGATAACCACATTCAAAAGAATAGCCGAAAACCCCATATCAAGACTCCTAATAAACCTAATGCTACACAAATGCAAAAAAGATAATAAAACACGCCTAGAAGCCGCACTAGACAACTATATAAACAATAAAGACTGCTGCACAGAATGCAAAATCCTATCATACTTCCTCTCACACATAATAAAAAGCGGGGCCAAAGCATTCGGCGTAACGGAAGAAGAACTAAAAAAAGAGATGAACGACCCCTACTGGCTGCAAGGCCTGATAAACGTCCTCAAAGGTATAGGTATCTTTGGAGTTAGGAGACCCTTTGTGCCAGGCGCCCCATTTCAGGTAGTCTGGAACATCACACATCGCTGCAACATGAAGTGCAAACACTGCTACGAAACCGCAGGCACCCACAAAAGAAAAGAACTGGGAAAAGAAGAAGTAATAAAAGCCATAGATATCTTAGCAGATAATGGTGTGACATCACTCGCATTCTCTGGTGGAGAACCAAGCATCCACCCACACATACTCGAATACATATCCCACGCCAGAAAAAAAGGCCTATATGTTGCCATGGCAACCAACGGTTACATATTAGCCGATGAATCCCGCTGCAAAAAATTCATAGATGCAGGCCTACAATTTGTCCAGATTAGTATTGATAGTATAGATCCCTATTCCCATGACACTTTTCGCGGTGTTAAAGGCTCATGGAAAAGGGCCTGCAAGGCCGTTAAAAACTTTTCAGCCTATGATGTTTTCGTTGAAGTTGCGATGACAATCACAGCCGATAATTATCATCAAATCCATGACATGATAGAATTGGCTAGGAGTCTTGGTGCTGATTGGCTCATGTTATTCAATTTCATACCCACAGGAAGAGGCATGGAAAACACGAGACTCGATGTATCACCCAGTGAAAGATATAGGATATTGCAGGATGCATATTATGGGAATTTCAACAATGGTATACAAGTACTTTCCACAGCACCGCAATTTGCAAGGGTGGCTGAAGAACTTAACAGTTGCGACAGTCAGATTATCCCCACACATTTCTACAATCCAGAGTATACAAATCCTAACTTGAGACAATTAGCAGATTTCATAGGTGGCTGTGGCGCTGGAAGATTCTACCTAAGCATGGAACCCAATGGTGACATATACCCCTGTGTATTCTTCCCACACGAAGAGGAACTTAGAATAGGTAACATTTTAGAAGATGATTTCGAAAAACTCTGGAAAAATAATAATATACTAGAAAGGCTCAGGGACAGGGAATACCTTCATGGCACTTGTTATACTTGCAAGTCGAGGAATATTTGTGGTGGATGCCGGGCAAGAGCATACGGCTACTTCAAGGACATATGCGCCCCAGACCCAGGCTGCATAAACAACAAAAACTTATGGGATAAGATAAAGGAGAAAGCATTTGCAAAATAA
- a CDS encoding orotate phosphoribosyltransferase, whose amino-acid sequence MRRETEKEKLKERLLKLLKEKKVIRTGEFTLSSGKKSNYYVDIKNAITDPQILDLIADLIKMDIKDDKIDKIAGPALGAVPIATAISLKTKKPLIIIRKEKKGYGTSKLIEGKIKKGEKIAIVEDVTTTGNSLLRAIKIIEKNGGQVKRAFVIVDREEGAEENLGREGFILEPLFSISQLK is encoded by the coding sequence ATGCGCCGGGAAACTGAGAAGGAAAAACTTAAAGAGCGCCTTTTAAAGCTGCTGAAAGAAAAAAAGGTTATAAGAACAGGCGAATTCACTCTATCCTCTGGTAAAAAAAGCAATTACTATGTGGACATTAAAAATGCCATAACAGACCCCCAGATCCTAGATTTGATAGCAGATTTGATAAAAATGGATATAAAAGATGATAAGATTGATAAGATAGCTGGGCCCGCTCTTGGGGCTGTGCCCATCGCCACTGCCATATCACTCAAAACAAAAAAGCCCCTCATCATCATAAGAAAAGAGAAAAAAGGATATGGAACCTCCAAGTTGATTGAAGGCAAAATAAAAAAAGGGGAAAAAATAGCGATAGTCGAGGATGTTACAACAACAGGAAACTCCCTCCTAAGAGCCATCAAGATAATAGAAAAGAATGGAGGCCAGGTTAAAAGAGCCTTTGTGATAGTAGACCGTGAAGAAGGGGCTGAAGAAAATCTGGGAAGGGAAGGTTTCATCTTAGAACCTTTATTTTCCATCAGTCAATTGAAATAG
- a CDS encoding PRC-barrel domain-containing protein, producing the protein MRVVEEIIGKEVLDSSAKVIGKVKDIEVDIETRTIEALILGKGGLSEGLGLSKGETIVPYDMVKKIGDKILLEGPIE; encoded by the coding sequence ATGAGAGTTGTTGAAGAGATTATAGGTAAAGAGGTTCTTGACAGTTCCGCTAAAGTAATAGGGAAAGTAAAAGATATTGAGGTAGACATTGAAACAAGGACAATAGAAGCACTTATATTAGGTAAAGGGGGACTATCAGAGGGTCTTGGATTATCGAAGGGAGAGACAATAGTACCCTATGACATGGTTAAAAAGATAGGGGACAAGATACTTCTTGAAGGGCCAATAGAATAG
- a CDS encoding Na+/solute symporter, with product MNLVILGIVVLIYFLMVGYAGYVAWRRTSTSEDYMVAGRKTHPYIMALSYGATFISTAAIVGFGGMAGVYGMGILWLVFLNILVGIFIAFVFYGKRTRRMGENLSAFTFPEFLSRRFNSRFIQYFGGAVIFLGMPLYASVVLIGAARFLETSLNLNFTLALIIMAIIVALYVVMGGIRGVMYTDALQGTIMFLGMIFLIFSTYYMLGGVTEAHGALTSMAHFLPASAKSVGATGWTSMPIYGSPYWWTLFSTIILGVGIGVLAQPQLAVRFMTVESNRELNRGVLIGALFIFVMTWGAYVVGALSNVYFFQEKGVLAIQAAGGNADKIIPAFISSAMPEWFTYLFMLTLLSAAMSTLSAQFHVQGTAIGRDVYETLKRESGRSVLITRIGIIIAVIIAVILAYVLPGSIVAQGTALFFGICAATFLSVYTCGLFWKGTTKAGAIAGMVSGAVISILWLLFVYKKTAMALGLAKLIFGGLLIKTMPWPFVDPILVAVPASMLITVLVSLLTKKFGEDHLKECFKGV from the coding sequence ATGAACTTAGTGATCCTTGGGATAGTCGTATTAATTTATTTTCTCATGGTAGGTTATGCAGGTTATGTTGCATGGCGAAGAACCAGCACATCAGAGGACTACATGGTGGCTGGTAGAAAGACGCATCCTTATATCATGGCCCTTAGTTATGGTGCTACTTTTATTAGTACTGCTGCTATTGTTGGTTTTGGTGGTATGGCTGGCGTGTATGGTATGGGTATATTATGGCTTGTGTTCCTCAACATTCTCGTGGGGATATTCATAGCATTCGTATTTTATGGTAAAAGAACCCGTAGAATGGGTGAAAATCTTTCTGCTTTCACATTCCCCGAGTTTCTCTCAAGGAGGTTTAATAGCAGGTTTATACAATATTTTGGGGGTGCTGTGATATTCCTTGGGATGCCACTCTATGCATCGGTTGTTCTTATAGGCGCTGCAAGATTCCTTGAAACTTCACTAAACCTCAATTTTACTTTGGCTCTTATTATAATGGCTATAATAGTAGCTTTATATGTTGTGATGGGTGGTATACGAGGCGTTATGTATACTGACGCCCTCCAAGGGACTATAATGTTCCTGGGTATGATATTCCTCATCTTCTCAACATATTATATGCTTGGTGGTGTTACAGAAGCCCATGGGGCGCTTACGAGCATGGCACATTTCTTACCAGCATCTGCTAAGAGTGTGGGTGCTACAGGTTGGACTAGCATGCCCATTTATGGAAGCCCTTACTGGTGGACTTTATTTTCCACGATAATTCTTGGGGTTGGTATAGGTGTCTTGGCTCAGCCGCAACTTGCAGTAAGGTTCATGACAGTGGAATCTAACCGTGAACTTAACAGGGGTGTTCTTATAGGTGCATTGTTCATATTTGTAATGACATGGGGTGCATATGTTGTCGGGGCGTTATCAAACGTCTATTTTTTCCAAGAAAAAGGTGTTCTCGCAATCCAAGCGGCTGGGGGGAACGCTGATAAAATAATACCAGCTTTTATAAGTTCTGCTATGCCTGAATGGTTCACATACCTTTTCATGTTGACTTTGCTTTCAGCAGCCATGTCTACTTTGAGCGCTCAGTTCCATGTTCAGGGGACTGCTATTGGCAGAGATGTTTATGAAACCTTGAAAAGGGAAAGTGGAAGATCTGTGCTTATAACAAGGATTGGTATCATAATTGCTGTGATAATCGCGGTTATACTGGCATATGTCTTGCCGGGCAGTATAGTAGCGCAGGGAACGGCTTTATTTTTCGGGATATGTGCAGCCACTTTCCTTTCTGTTTATACCTGTGGATTATTCTGGAAGGGCACGACAAAGGCTGGTGCAATAGCAGGGATGGTCTCAGGGGCTGTTATAAGCATTTTATGGCTCCTATTTGTTTATAAGAAGACTGCTATGGCCCTTGGTTTGGCGAAGTTGATATTTGGTGGTTTGCTCATCAAGACGATGCCATGGCCATTTGTGGACCCTATATTGGTGGCTGTCCCTGCATCAATGCTAATAACAGTACTTGTAAGCCTCTTAACAAAGAAATTTGGGGAAGATCATTTAAAAGAATGTTTTAAGGGGGTATGA
- a CDS encoding coenzyme F390 synthetase — protein sequence MIWNPKAECMDKEERKEIQLKRLQDTVKRAYENVPYYHQRFNELKIEPEDIESLEDIKKLPFTTKQDLREAYPFGMFAVPDEDIIEVHTSSGTTGKPTVSGYTQKDINLWSEVMARALTMAGATRKDRIQNCYGYGLFTGGLGIHYGAQRVGATVIPISAGNTKRQIEIMQDFETTILTCTPSYALYLAEVLEKEGVKIENLKLKSGLFGAEMWTEEMRNAIEEKLGLEALNIYGLTEIIGPGVAMECQEKNGLHIFEDHFYPEIIDPNTKKNLTPGEKGELVLTTLTREAMPILRFRTRDITTLRTDKCPCGRTLIRMDRITGRSDDMLKIRGVIVFPSQIEEALLKINGLEPHYQIVVTRPKYLDELEVQVEASPALFSDEVKHVEEAKKMIEEHLQREIGLRVNVTLVEPESLPRSEGKAIRVIDKRKF from the coding sequence ATGATATGGAATCCAAAGGCAGAATGCATGGACAAAGAAGAAAGAAAAGAAATACAACTTAAAAGACTCCAGGACACTGTTAAAAGGGCCTACGAAAACGTCCCATACTATCATCAGAGGTTCAACGAACTTAAAATAGAACCAGAGGACATAGAAAGCCTAGAAGACATTAAAAAATTGCCATTCACCACAAAACAGGATCTTAGAGAAGCCTACCCATTCGGAATGTTCGCAGTACCAGACGAAGACATCATAGAAGTCCACACATCCTCAGGAACCACGGGAAAACCAACAGTATCAGGTTACACCCAAAAAGATATAAACCTATGGTCAGAAGTCATGGCAAGAGCACTTACAATGGCTGGAGCAACCCGAAAAGACCGCATCCAAAACTGCTACGGATACGGGCTATTCACCGGAGGCCTAGGAATACACTACGGAGCCCAAAGGGTAGGAGCCACAGTAATCCCAATATCAGCAGGCAACACCAAAAGACAAATCGAAATCATGCAAGACTTCGAAACAACAATACTCACATGCACACCATCCTATGCACTATACCTTGCAGAAGTCCTAGAAAAAGAAGGAGTTAAAATAGAAAACTTAAAACTCAAATCAGGCCTATTCGGGGCTGAAATGTGGACAGAAGAGATGAGAAACGCCATAGAAGAGAAATTAGGTCTTGAAGCCCTCAACATCTATGGCCTAACAGAAATCATAGGACCAGGCGTGGCCATGGAATGCCAGGAAAAAAACGGCCTACACATCTTCGAAGACCACTTCTACCCCGAGATAATAGATCCAAACACAAAAAAGAACCTAACTCCAGGAGAAAAAGGAGAACTAGTACTAACCACACTTACAAGGGAAGCCATGCCCATCCTAAGATTCAGGACAAGAGACATCACAACCCTAAGAACAGATAAATGTCCCTGTGGCAGAACCCTCATAAGAATGGACCGCATAACCGGAAGAAGCGACGACATGCTAAAAATACGTGGAGTTATCGTATTCCCATCACAAATCGAAGAAGCCCTACTCAAAATCAACGGACTCGAACCACACTACCAGATAGTGGTAACCCGTCCAAAATACCTAGATGAACTCGAAGTTCAAGTCGAAGCCTCACCAGCACTATTCTCAGATGAAGTGAAACATGTAGAAGAAGCAAAAAAAATGATAGAAGAACACCTACAAAGAGAGATAGGATTAAGGGTTAACGTAACACTAGTCGAACCAGAAAGCCTACCAAGAAGTGAAGGGAAAGCAATAAGGGTTATTGATAAAAGAAAATTCTAA
- a CDS encoding act domain-containing protein codes for MKVKQISVFLENKKGRLKKAVHALANANINIRALSIADTSEFGILRLIVPEPEKAKKVLEENNFVVKINDVIAVEVPDKPGGLDSVLGILTEADMNVEYVYAFVEKKGEKAIVVIRTEDLESGIKVLKKAKVPLLSSEDISTL; via the coding sequence ATGAAAGTGAAACAAATATCCGTATTCCTCGAAAACAAAAAAGGAAGATTAAAAAAGGCAGTGCATGCACTCGCCAATGCAAACATAAATATAAGAGCTTTATCCATAGCTGACACATCAGAATTCGGAATATTAAGGCTAATAGTCCCAGAACCCGAAAAGGCAAAAAAAGTTCTTGAAGAAAACAATTTCGTGGTTAAAATCAATGATGTCATAGCCGTCGAGGTGCCGGACAAACCAGGAGGACTCGACAGCGTCCTCGGAATCCTCACAGAAGCCGACATGAACGTGGAATACGTCTACGCTTTCGTGGAAAAAAAAGGCGAAAAAGCAATAGTAGTAATAAGAACAGAAGACTTAGAATCGGGGATAAAAGTGCTAAAAAAGGCTAAAGTACCCCTACTATCATCAGAGGACATTTCAACGCTCTAA
- a CDS encoding indolepyruvate oxidoreductase beta subunit: MKLSYDIYICGVGGQGIIKAGEIIGWAAMKEGLDVVMSEIHGMAQRGGVVSTEVRIGKARGTIIPGGHADLMMAFEPLEALRAVPKLRRGAQIVVNVTPLPPFNIDPRKYPRVDWILGELGRFSGNVYAFDADSIALDAGHPLSMNMVMLGAAAATVGFPLSQDALLDSMRENLPSRLFRVNLEAFKMGFGMLER; the protein is encoded by the coding sequence GTGAAGTTATCCTATGATATTTACATTTGTGGTGTTGGTGGTCAGGGTATTATAAAAGCTGGTGAAATTATAGGATGGGCTGCTATGAAAGAAGGTTTGGATGTTGTGATGAGTGAAATACATGGAATGGCGCAAAGGGGTGGTGTAGTATCCACCGAGGTTAGAATAGGGAAGGCAAGGGGGACCATAATCCCGGGTGGCCATGCTGATCTTATGATGGCATTTGAACCCCTTGAGGCTTTAAGGGCTGTTCCTAAGTTAAGAAGGGGTGCTCAGATTGTGGTTAATGTCACTCCTCTGCCACCTTTTAATATTGATCCTAGGAAATATCCTAGGGTAGATTGGATATTGGGGGAGCTTGGGAGATTTTCTGGGAATGTTTATGCTTTTGATGCTGATAGTATTGCATTGGATGCTGGTCATCCTCTTTCGATGAATATGGTGATGTTGGGTGCTGCCGCGGCCACAGTTGGTTTCCCTCTTTCCCAGGATGCCCTATTAGATTCTATGAGGGAGAATTTGCCCAGTAGGTTGTTTAGGGTGAATTTGGAAGCGTTTAAAATGGGATTTGGGATGTTAGAGCGTTGA
- a CDS encoding indolepyruvate oxidoreductase alpha subunit, protein MTQLLKASEGDELFLLGNEAAARAAIESGVAVASTYPGTPSSEIGDILSKIASKTGIYFEFSTNEKVAVEVAAAAAASGVRSFTFMKHVGVNVASDSLVSTAYTGVEAGMVILSADDPSMFSSQNEQDNRHYPRFANIPLFEPSNPQEILDFTKYAFNLSEKFKLPVMVRTTTRVSHMRSKVKVGETQKMERKGRFKKDPGRFVLVPSTARTMHRELVKKIDKISKIVDKSPFNQIYYKGRKLSKPEDSAYGIIASGGAFNYAYDLVNEKELPMPILKLGFTYPFPEKLVYKFLKHIDKVFIIEEVDPIMEKEVLSIIGKRNLKVDVHGKLDGTFPRIYEYNQDIINNPIRKLLGLQEQAKIPEIKLPERPPTFCPGCPHRAVYYSMNRALEELDIEVIFSTDIGCYTLGIESPYNAADYLLSMGSSIGAACGFSKATEQKIVSFIGDSTFFHAGIPPLLNAVHNKHDFLIVILDNRTTAMTGGQPHPGLPFDGMGGEAPAIPIERIVEAAGINVRVINPMNIKKSIEAFKEALTADSLNVVVARYPCQLSVKAKGKPVEVDYDLCDECLECISKLACPAIRYDEVVKVDERYCRGCTVCVQVCPEKAIKTKRGSSQ, encoded by the coding sequence ATGACTCAACTTTTAAAGGCTAGTGAAGGCGATGAACTTTTCCTCCTAGGTAATGAGGCCGCTGCAAGGGCAGCTATAGAATCAGGAGTGGCTGTCGCAAGCACCTACCCTGGAACTCCATCATCAGAAATCGGAGACATCCTCTCAAAAATCGCATCCAAAACCGGGATATATTTTGAATTTTCAACAAATGAAAAAGTTGCAGTTGAAGTGGCGGCCGCTGCAGCAGCCTCTGGCGTGAGATCATTCACCTTCATGAAACATGTGGGAGTTAACGTGGCTTCAGATTCGCTTGTAAGCACTGCATATACTGGAGTCGAAGCAGGAATGGTCATATTATCAGCTGATGACCCCTCAATGTTCTCATCACAAAATGAACAGGACAATAGACACTATCCAAGGTTTGCTAACATTCCATTGTTTGAACCATCAAATCCCCAGGAGATACTAGACTTTACAAAGTATGCTTTTAATTTATCTGAAAAATTCAAGTTACCAGTCATGGTAAGGACAACAACAAGAGTCTCACATATGAGAAGCAAGGTTAAAGTGGGTGAAACCCAAAAGATGGAAAGAAAGGGCCGGTTCAAAAAAGATCCAGGGAGATTCGTCCTTGTACCATCAACTGCAAGGACAATGCACAGGGAACTTGTCAAGAAAATAGACAAAATATCCAAGATTGTGGACAAATCACCATTCAACCAAATCTATTATAAAGGGAGAAAATTATCAAAACCTGAAGATAGCGCCTATGGGATCATAGCAAGTGGAGGCGCCTTTAATTATGCTTATGATCTGGTCAATGAAAAAGAACTCCCCATGCCCATACTAAAACTGGGATTCACATACCCATTCCCAGAAAAGCTAGTATACAAATTCTTAAAACACATTGATAAAGTTTTTATAATCGAAGAAGTCGACCCAATAATGGAAAAAGAAGTTCTATCCATAATAGGTAAAAGAAACCTTAAAGTAGACGTCCATGGAAAACTAGACGGTACATTCCCAAGAATCTATGAATACAATCAAGACATAATAAACAATCCCATCCGAAAACTGTTAGGACTCCAAGAACAGGCAAAGATTCCGGAGATAAAATTGCCTGAAAGACCTCCAACATTTTGTCCAGGCTGCCCACACAGAGCAGTATACTATTCTATGAACAGAGCCCTTGAAGAACTAGATATAGAGGTTATATTCTCAACTGACATTGGCTGCTACACCCTAGGCATAGAATCCCCATATAATGCGGCCGATTACCTCTTGTCGATGGGTTCAAGTATAGGGGCGGCCTGCGGTTTTTCCAAGGCAACAGAACAGAAAATAGTGTCATTTATAGGAGACTCAACCTTTTTCCATGCTGGTATACCACCACTATTGAATGCTGTTCATAACAAACATGATTTCCTCATTGTGATCCTTGATAACAGGACAACTGCAATGACTGGAGGCCAACCACACCCTGGACTGCCATTTGATGGTATGGGTGGTGAAGCGCCAGCCATCCCCATTGAAAGGATTGTTGAGGCTGCTGGCATAAATGTTAGGGTGATAAACCCCATGAACATAAAAAAGAGTATAGAGGCCTTTAAGGAGGCTTTAACTGCTGATTCGCTTAATGTTGTTGTTGCAAGGTATCCATGTCAACTTTCAGTCAAGGCCAAGGGTAAGCCGGTTGAAGTGGATTATGATCTTTGTGACGAGTGTTTGGAGTGTATAAGTAAACTTGCATGTCCTGCCATAAGATATGATGAGGTTGTGAAGGTAGATGAAAGATATTGTCGGGGATGCACGGTTTGTGTCCAAGTTTGTCCAGAAAAAGCTATAAAAACCAAAAGGGGGTCTTCACAGTGA